A genomic segment from Pseudoalteromonas aliena SW19 encodes:
- a CDS encoding chemotaxis protein CheX: protein MNVEFINPFLSSLINVLSTMAQTQLKPGKPRIKTDEIACGDVSGLIGMVGPQTRGSFSITFDEELALTIMERMLGERPDSIDEEVTDMVGEITNMVTGGAKNLLGEKGFDFDMATPIVVSGQGHTITHKSQGKKIIMPFTSDAGNANIEVSFDKL from the coding sequence ATGAATGTAGAGTTCATCAATCCTTTTTTATCTTCTTTAATCAATGTATTGAGTACAATGGCTCAAACTCAATTAAAGCCTGGTAAGCCGCGTATCAAAACAGATGAAATTGCGTGTGGCGATGTATCAGGTCTGATTGGTATGGTGGGACCACAAACTCGCGGTTCATTTTCAATTACTTTTGATGAAGAGCTTGCACTTACTATCATGGAACGTATGCTTGGTGAACGCCCTGATTCAATTGATGAAGAAGTCACTGACATGGTTGGCGAAATAACCAATATGGTAACCGGTGGCGCCAAAAATTTATTGGGTGAAAAAGGGTTTGATTTTGACATGGCAACGCCTATTGTAGTATCCGGTCAAGGGCATACAATAACGCATAAAAGCCAAGGTAAAAAAATCATCATGCCATTCACTAGTGATGCTGGTAATGCAAATATTGAAGTTAGTTTCGATAAGCTATGA